Genomic DNA from Ctenopharyngodon idella isolate HZGC_01 chromosome 1, HZGC01, whole genome shotgun sequence:
atgacggtttccacagaaacatgaactgttttcaacactgataataatcataaatgtttcttgagcaggaaatcatcatattagaatgatttctgaaggatcgtgtgacactgaagactggagtaatgatgctgaaaattcagctttgatcacaggaataaattacactttactatatattcacatagaaaacagctgatttacattataataatatttcagtgttttactgtatttttgatcaaataaattcagccttggtgagcagaggagactctttgaaaaacattaataaaatctttatatatataaatatataaatgatgtGTGTGAATGTGGAGCAGTATTCGTGTCAGATGACCGAGTTTCTTCAGCATCTGTCAGCTGTGACACACTTGAGTTCACAGAATAAAGTCTCGAGCGAAGCGTCATTTCAGCAAATTTCAGCATTTCATGTGCGAGTTATTGAATTTATCAGCGTGTTCCTTGAAATGATGTTTTTCTAACAGTTTTTTCCAGCGTGTCGTCATTCATCACTGAACTATTAAAGTTTCTGACAGTAAGTCGCTTCGCCCACAGATGAACACTTTCCACAACATCAGCAGCGTCTGAAGAAAAACACGCTCACATTCAgataacagggaacgttctctcaacgttatgaacgttaatagaacatttgttcagagttatctggtctgtaaaaaaaaaaaatattatttatacatctttcatggaacatttttctgaaacattttagttgaacatttttaaatgtttctacttgttcaaaagtaacgttcccgtAACGTCTGAAGAATGATGAAACAGAATGTTTCtttaacattaatgtttttaaaaaagtaaaacactgGATGTTTGTAACGTTCAgaagaacattcagaaataacgttctcagaacatatttttgtttgctgAAGAGAAACTTGTGAATGAAGCTGAACTGAAGATTCTTTGAGAGTCAATCTAGAGTCGATATTGAAGCAGAAATGAGAAGATTTCAGAGCTCTGATGAATATAATCTAATGCTAATAATTCTGCTATAATATGTGATGTTTGAATACGTCAAAAACTGACACTTGCTCTGaatagaaacacacacatgaaAGCCGCATGCGCTCGTGAGCAGAAATCATCAGATAAATGCAGTATTTATAGAGTGTGTTTCTTTCATCTGAGTTCGTGGAAAAACAAGAATAAACGCCAGCGATGGTTCAGGAAGTGGATCTGGCGCTCTATTACACAAACACTGATGTTCACGAGCGGAAAGAGTGAATCCTGATTCCACCGAATCACTGGAGATTCACTGATTCACTTCACAACTTCAGCATTAAATATGATTCACAGAATTCATCTGGCAGTTCAGAGCGACTGTAAATCTGCTTATGATcagatgttttagttttaattcagcgctcaaataaaaactgaagaCGTCTGAAGAAGCAGAAGTTTGTTCTGATGTTTCAGCATTTCTGAGAAATAAATCTTCAGACAATCATGCCTTCGTAATCTTATCAGCGCTTATGAATTAATACAGTCAAATCAAACAGAAGCGCTGTAAATCTGCAGCGGTGAATTCATGATGTCTGCTGGATTACAGAAATATCAGGTTCTTCTGTAAATACTGAGAAAATTAAgattaattgaatttaaattttactaaaaatacatctattttaaaacatgtttttgcacTGCAGACACATCTCATCAGATCAACATATGcgaaaaaactaaaataaataataaacattattaataaaatcaaaatgtgctgtagtttgtcatttttatgttgGTGTAGAAACACTTTACCATAAACTCTCATTAGTTCATCTATAAACTATCtttgaacaatatattttttccaccCTTTATTAATGTTCATTAACACACATGCAGTTAATTCAGATCCACAAACACGTATTAGTACATGTTGAGATGAACATTGATTAATAAACGCTGTGGAAGTATTGATCATGTTAACGAACTGTAACGTGTAACAGTGATATTGACCGTATCGTGATCTTTATAATCAGCGTTTGGCCTTTAGTTTCATataatcacatttaaaacattattctaGCTTGATCAATCTGACATGTTTGAGCCGTACGCGAGGAAACACACTGAAAGGCTCCTGAACGGATCAAGGGACGAATCAGAGGCACGAGAAGCAGTGAGAGGATGAAAGACGGCCGCAGCGTTCAGCCCTGAGAGATAAAACACCACGTCTGAAGCTGTAGAGTTTGAGAGGCCAAAGGTCAAACGCTGAATTGGTCTACAGCTCGAGGTCTTGAGCAGATTTCTCTGAGAGGATCCTGAGTGTTTTGACAGGAGGAAGTGTTCGAATCCCTCCAGAGAAACCTTGAGAAAGATGGCGGCCTTCCCTCGACTctgaacaaacacaaactcTTACCTGACGCAGGTGCCATCGAGAGCAGGACGATCGCGGCGGACGCTGCCCTCGACGCCATCACTGACCCTCTCTGTGTCTctgacggacggacggacggatgagCTCTAGGGATCTGTGTGACGGGCCACAGGTTTCAGGCTGCAGACGCTGTCGTGTCGACTGACTTCTCTGAAGCTTGAGATCTCTTCTCTGACAGGAAGTGGCTCCTCGAGCTCCACCTGTTCATACAGACTCTTCCACCAACCAATGAACACTgacgagcacacacacacacacacacacacacacacacacacacacacactcacggcCTACATACTCTCGACATGAGCGACGAGAAGCAGAGCACTGACTTCAGACCAGACAACATGAGCGTCTACAGCAGAACCACAGAATCACAGACGAGACACGGTCACTGAGATCCTGTTATACTGATGTTCTgagttagtttttatttttatattttctggtctcattttaattttagttaaaatagtactgaaataaaatgaaatctaGAAAAACCTaaatttcagctagttgccaagggaAGGTTTCTTGATTCAATTTAGTCTAACTGGACTAAAATAACTCAaactaaagctgaaataaaaattaataaaagcatttaaataggcaattaaaaaactaataaaaatgtcaaaaacatacaacaaaattacttaaaacaccccaaaactaataaaaatgtgaagACCATACAACAAAATCactaaaaaaagtcaaaaacatacaacaaaattactaggAAAACCctcaaaaactaataaaaaagtgtgaaaaccatacaacaaaatcactaaaaaaatgtcaaaaacaaacaaaaaactaataaaaattacaaaaaatatacaacaaaattaccaaaaaTTAGTTCAAGtaattgtttgttttctaacatttttatttatttatgtttttaaatatgtctatatagtttttattcatttttatttcactgttagtttgagttattttagaacatcaagttaaactaaatgaaaataagacGTGGAAACTAGCTGaaattaaaagtttatattttatttttatgtcacttaacaattttatttaacaaaaatgaagtagaaaaaagttttttatggttttgtttTAATGAAGTAAAACGACGCTGAAACAGAAACTGCATCTGTAAGATCTTTATTTCACGGCACTCTACATCACATCAGACACACtcaaaacacacatcaacatcTGAGAAATAATCACTCTGAGCAAATAATGTTtgacttatttttaaattcaattcgaTTATAAAATATAAGCAAAATGAGCCTAAATGCAAAAAGTCATCTTGTGAGATTCACATTTCGGTCACAGGTCAGGGGTCAGGGGTCAGAGGTTGCTGACAAACACCAAATGAAACATGTATGAGTGACACGCGAATCTCACTTTATGATTAAAGGCTCCACTGGATTTCCATTGAAAATCTGCTAATGTTAAAGTTAAAAATCTTGTGCAAACTGCAAAAATGATTCTGCGCATTTATTCTAAACGCTTTCAAACATGTAGATTTACAACATCAGGTTTCAACACTCGTGTAAcatgtctcacacacacacacacacacacacacacacatcaacctGAGAATTATTCATCAATCTGAGTGTCTTCTGATCCAGTTCATCAAGATCACCGCATGTCACTTCCtgtagaaacacacacacacacacacactgaggtcACATGATGACATTCAGCACAGCGTCTGTTTCAGACTGATAACAGCTGCTCATATAACATCCAGCGttcaacattattaataaacatcacAATGATTTTCATGTGTCagtgtttagtgtaaaacaggCCTCCATCGTTTACTGTGTTTTACTGTGTTTCTCGTCTTGAACATGTCGTTGGTCACAGTGAAGTCAAGCGTCCTCTGGTCATCTTAACATGATGTcagagtaaacacacacacgacAGACTCACCGGCGTGTGTCCGGTGCGGAGCGGCGCTGTAATACTCCTCCGGCGTGACGGTCTTCACTCCGCCGAAGTAGTCGAGCACCCACACCTGAGTGATGTTGAACTTGGCGAAGAACCAGTTGTGGTCAGTGGGCCAGTCGATCATCTCCGGGTGTCTGCCGAACAGAGCGGCTTTAGCCACGGACGCCTCGCTGTCGTTCACCTGAAACAGACACACGGCTGGACTTCAGACGGGAAACAGCCTTAATCTGACCGGAGCGAGAGCAGGAAgcgtgacctctgacctgcATCACGGAGCCGGACAGGATGATGTGAGCGCACAGAGGGCTCTGAGGGTCGAAGCCGTGGTTCTTACAGTAGTGTGTCTGAGCCAGAGACACGGACAGAGACGCCTGCGGATTGacctgagacacacacacacacacacacacacacacacacacacttcatgaGTTCTGCTGAACGCTGCAGCTGATAAACTCGCTGACTCACGCTTACACAAGCCACACCAGCACCACATGATCATGCAGTTTGTTTTTAGATTTAAGAGAATTTCTCACTTTACACATCACAGGTCAAGTTCACGTTTAAGACTATTTCCCATCATTCTTTGCAGTTTAATGTGAGACTCTGCAGGTAAAACCAGTGTTTTCAGGCACTGTCAGGGTCAGGGCTTCACGCTCTCTAATGCCATAACAGCCTTCATTCAGACCACAGGAgacacatttctttaaaaacactcaaaaactaaaaaaatgtcaaaaactaataaaaatgtcaaaacatacaagaaaattactaaaaaactaataaaaatgtcaaaacatacaagaaaattactaaaaaaaactaataaaaatgtcaaaacatacaagaaaattactaaaaaaaactaataaaaatgtcaaaacatacaagaaaattactaaaaaaaactaataaaaatgtcaaaacataCAAGAAAATTACTAAGAAAACAAATAGAAATGTcaaaacatacaacaaaattaaaaaatccctcgaaaaattaataaaaatgtcaaaacataaaagaaaattactaaaaaaaactaataaaaatgtcaaaacataCAAGAAAATTAcctaaaaaactaataaaaatgtcaaaacataCAAGAAAATTACTAAGAAAACAAATAGAAATGTcaaaacatacaacaaaattaaaaaatccctcgaaaaattaataaaaatgtcaaaacataaaagaaaattactaaaaaaaactaataaaaatgtcaaaacatacaagaaaattacaaaaatattagttcaagtaattgtttgttttttaaagatttgtattattattattattattttaaatgtctatagtttttattcatttttatttcacttagttttagttattttagaacatcaagttaaactaaatgaaaataagacATCTTGTCATGTCAACTAgctgaaattttattttagttaacgattttatttaacacaaattaagtagcaaaaatttttttttttttgtggttttggTTTTTTCTAATTTGCTTCATTCAGACTGAAGAGTTTATTTTACTGCACTTGATCTGTTCGCTTCTGTAGATTCTCCCAGCAGATTACTATGAATGTACAGCATCTAATTACCACAGTTACTAcagtaaaatcactgtaactgTATTACAGTGTGAGGTGTCGTTTGTACCTGCAGGTCCTGCACCGAGATCTCCATGTGTGTCAGGTACATGTACGGGGTTCCGGTTCCGTTGCCCGCGAGCCCGTCGCTGATGGAGAAGGCGTTGGAGAACGGCTGTCCTCTCACCGGATCATGAGTGGAGATCGTCGCCATCGAAGCCCAGTCACACTTGTGGACCACGAACCGAGCCATCCGAGCCACCTCCTCATGCGGCGGAACCGACAGAGCACCGCAACGCGCGATAACGACCGCCAGAAACACCGCGAGCAGCGCGCGAAACATGACTGACCACTGCGATTCACGAGCACATATGATTCATATGACCACAGAGTCACTGTAAACACAGAACAACACTGACTCACATGACCACTGAGTCACTGCGAACGCAAATGATTCATTTGACCATAGAGTCACTGTGAGCTTTGAacacaaatgattcatttgatCACAGAGTCACTGTAAACACCGAACACAAATGATTCATATGATCACAAACACCGACCACGATTCTTTTGATCATATACCAGTGAGCTCCACAACAAATGGTCACATGATCAAAATAGTCATGTGACCACAAAACAACACGTGCTTACAGCACAAATAATGAATTATATAAAGCTGAGCCGCACCCTTATTAAACTACCTTTAACCtccttttaatattttgatatcTTACTAAATCTCAATGTTAAAGCATATTAAGGCATTATAAGAACATCAtgaaaaaaacttgaaaaaatagattttttttattaccataTTACACCAAATTCAGGATACTGTATGTAATTAATCAATATTGTCATAAGCaattgaaatattaacaatataaaCAAGCTTATTATAAGAAAATATACTACATTCtacaatttattttgtttaaacttTTAAAGAAAGTGTCATAAAGACTCGCTCTAATTGATCGTTTACAATATAATGAATTCAAACATCTGATTGGCCAGCGGTCTTTGATTGACACAGGTGAAGTTCAATTAATGCCAATTAAGATCCGGTATAAACACGAGACTCTTCGATGTGAATCAAACTGCTTCTCTTCTTGTTCCTTGTTTGTTGGTTGAATCAGTCTTTGTTAAGCAGGTGAGTTtgagttgttttgtttgtttactggTAGTTTCAATTCGTAGTCATATAAATCAGACTCTTTCTGTCATGAAGACTTCAGTTCTTTGACTCATTTGCCCTTTGATTACGTGTAAATGTGACTCTTCATTTGCACTTTAGTTGTAAAACTCCACATGATTCGAGGGACTCGATCACTGTTCAGATGAACCGATCACTTTAAATTCAACTAACAATAAACTAGAATactagaatttttatttttatttatttttttattttttatttttttttaattagttggTCCTTATTTACTCATTTGAACTCTTGCTACTTGTAAATGTACGTGGTTTATTTCTTCAAGTACTAGTTATGTTCTATTGAACCGATCATTTGACTCCTTCTGGTTCCAGATCTCCTCATCATGTCTGGCCGCGGTAAGAAGCTCGCAGCTGCAGCGAAAACCAAGACGTCGGTGTCGCGCTCCTCCCGCGCGGGGCTTCAGTTCCCGGTGGGCCGCATCGCGCGCCTCCTGCGGAAGGGAAACTACGCGGCGCGCATCGGCTCGGGAGCGGCGGTGTATCTGACGGCGGTCATCGAGTACCTGTGCGCGGAGGTGCTGGAGCTGGCGGGCAACGCGAGCC
This window encodes:
- the creg1 gene encoding protein CREG1 gives rise to the protein MFRALLAVFLAVVIARCGALSVPPHEEVARMARFVVHKCDWASMATISTHDPVRGQPFSNAFSISDGLAGNGTGTPYMYLTHMEISVQDLQVNPQASLSVSLAQTHYCKNHGFDPQSPLCAHIILSGSVMQVNDSEASVAKAALFGRHPEMIDWPTDHNWFFAKFNITQVWVLDYFGGVKTVTPEEYYSAAPHRTHAGSDMR
- the LOC127509059 gene encoding histone H2A, sperm, yielding MSGRGKKLAAAAKTKTSVSRSSRAGLQFPVGRIARLLRKGNYAARIGSGAAVYLTAVIEYLCAEVLELAGNASRDNKKLRIAPRHIQLAVRNDEELNTLLGGVTISEGGVLPNIQAQLLPKKTKAARDPNTSKEVQSQDF